In the genome of Kluyveromyces marxianus DMKU3-1042 DNA, complete genome, chromosome 1, one region contains:
- the EFG1 gene encoding Efg1p, whose product MNPKSKRPRQRHDSSLQLASVIGAGANKIKKQIRNVERLLQKRRDVLPDTVIVEKERMLEGLKFELKEAELRQIGRKNAKKYHMVRFFERKKAMRKYKQASKKVLAQPEDKELQKELREATIDLCYVVNFPRLSKYIALYPATSDSVEKMSEEERKGVEQTNAKRAEFRSLVAKQLDEGTLPVSLEDIIKGKRLNKDSTGVMLEEEQVQEEAMERDLDNQGVEEEEDDFFE is encoded by the coding sequence ATGAACCCTAAGTCGAAACGTCCCAGACAAAGACAcgattcttctttgcaatTAGCTAGTGTTATTGGTGCTGGAGCGAATAAGATCAAGAAGCAAATCCGGAATGTTGAGAGGCTTCTCCAGAAGAGAAGGGACGTATTGCCGGACACAGTGATTGTGGAGAAGGAGCGTATGCTTGAAGGTTTGAAGTTTGAGTTGAAAGAAGCTGAGTTGAGACAGATAGGGCGTAAGAATGCGAAGAAATATCATATGGTGCGGTTTTTCGAGCGCAAGAAGGCGATGCGTAAGTACAAGCAGGCTTCGAAGAAGGTGCTTGCGCAGCCTGAGGACAAGGAATTGCAGAAAGAGCTACGCGAGGCAACGATAGATTTGTGTTATGTGGTGAATTTCCCTAGATTGAGCAAGTACATTGCGTTGTATCCGGCTACATCTGATTCTGTTGAGAAGATGTCTGAGGAAGAACGCAAGGGTGTCGAGCAGACTAACGCCAAGAGAGCGGAGTTCCGTAGTCTCGTGGCTAAACAGCTTGACGAGGGTACTCTACCGGTGTCTTTGGAAGATATCATCAAGGGTAAGAGGTTGAATAAGGACAGTACTGGTGTGATGTTGGAGGAGGAACAAGTGCAAGAAGAGGCTATGGAGAGAGACTTGGACAACCAAGGCgtagaagaggaagaagacgatTTCTTCGAGTAA
- the HER2 gene encoding glutamyl-tRNA(Gln) amidotransferase subunit HER2 (mitochondrial), whose product MSLRNALTKLHRIPEVQNQYNVFTHINENAANQIKNIELSDKPLSYTVAGIKDNIVTKDMPTTCGSKILEGYKSPFDATVVSLLLEAGTVIAGKTNMDEFGMGSAGVHSHFGPTFNPLFDAKDRIIAGGSSSGSAAAVAADTVDFSLGTDTGGSVRLPASYTSVYGFKPSYGRISRYGVISYAQSLDTVGIMAKDIDIVKKVFTILDKHDEKDPTSLSEEVRHKFEQLSSKKKKLRIGVPEEFSQENIPQEFKSKLAGIIKNLMARGHEVYPVSIPSVKHALSIYYTLSPAEAVSNLSRFDGIRYGYRADSDIEDGVLFTPTRSAFGPEVQNRIILGNYNLCSEAFKNNYIKAQRLRVQLINDFDCAFRFPNCLSNNSVNHEGVDIMLAPTSTSLPTTYEEVLSKEEKSPLNTYINDVFTMPISLSGLPAISIPVGHAFGIQAFSQHGNDGELLDAVSEIQECAL is encoded by the coding sequence ATGTCACTTAGGAATGCTCTAACAAAGCTCCACCGAATACCTGAAGTCCAGAATCAGTATAATGTCTTCACGCATATCAATGAGAACGCAGCCAATCAAATCAAGAACATCGAGTTATCTGATAAACCACTAAGCTATACTGTGGCTGGAATCAAGGACAACATTGTCACGAAGGATATGCCTACAACTTGTGGATCCAAAATTTTAGAAGGATACAAGTCACCATTTGATGCAACAGTAGTTTCCCTGCTTTTGGAAGCAGGGACCGTCATTGCGGGGAAAACCAACATGGATGAGTTTGGTATGGGATCAGCAGGTGTGCATTCGCACTTTGGACCCACCTTCAACCCGTTATTTGATGCTAAGGACCGGATAATAGCAGGGGGATCATCCTCTGgttcagcagcagcagtagcagctGATACGGTTGATTTCTCCTTGGGTACAGATACTGGTGGTTCAGTGCGGCTTCCTGCCTCATACACATCTGTATATGGGTTCAAGCCATCATACGGACGTATTTCGAGGTACGGTGTGATATCATATGCTCAAAGTTTGGATACAGTTGGCATAATGGCCAAAGATATCGATATTGTAAAGAAAGTGTTTACAATCCTTGACAAACATGACGAGAAGGATCCAACTTCATTGAGTGAAGAAGTCAGACACAAGTTTGAACAACTGagttccaagaagaagaaattacGGATCGGTGTACCAGAGGAATTTTCGCAGGAGAACATACCTCAGGAATTCAAATCGAAGTTGGCCGGAATTATCAAGAATTTGATGGCAAGGGGACATGAGGTATATCCTGTATCCATTCCATCGGTAAAACATGCGTTGTCTATATACTATACTCTTTCTCCGGCTGAAGCAGTGTCCAACCTTTCCAGATTTGATGGTATTAGATATGGCTACAGAGCCGACTCTGATATCGAAGACGGAGTTTTATTCACACCAACGAGGTCTGCTTTTGGACCAGAAGTTCAAAATAGAATCATCTTGGGTAATTACAACTTGTGTTCTGAGGCCTTTAAAAACAACTATATCAAAGCTCAGAGATTAAGAGTGCAATTAATTAACGATTTTGATTGTGCATTCAGGTTCCCCAATTGTTTGAGCAATAACTCGGTTAATCACGAAGGTGTTGATATCATGTTAGCTCCAACGTCAACATCGCTTCCAACCACATACGAGGAGGTTTTAAgcaaggaagaaaagagcCCATTGAATACCTACATTAACGATGTTTTCACTATGCCTATCTCCTTGTCTGGCCTTCCAGCAATATCGATTCCCGTTGGACATGCTTTCGGTATCCAAGCGTTCTCACAACATGGGAATGACGGGGAGCTCCTAGACGCGGTCTCAGAGATACAAGAGTGTGCTTTATGA
- the JNM1 gene encoding Jnm1p — protein MASEIIDLSASVEEFGLEPDNTGKVIYETSDVDESEVEVSKGPQNEDIIEDPVSDVANSTEVYESTQLSADQTDFSGRLDSLPTYKSRFVKETPKQKLARIQREILEVQHELEVENSNSNEKDLLDVKNLYKSLSRFNTEKMGELQRRLLSDSESQETETVRLPNIKLDPTSIMKLEKLEQKLTSMESQIGISTDARSSKSIISTINDIYRDMNILKMDEQSLTNFQKRMKEISDQYDQSIIGRRAQKDPELMTEIEKKMKTTEAKLQDIYVNYQLLNRYSKLIPQITQRLKSLSSLHGSINDMNNTVAQINDHISSMDGQIEKWSTLVNTANDALTSHETAFDKKKNTLEAQLHETESRITKLQSK, from the coding sequence atggCATCTGAGATAATTGACTTGTCTGCAAGCGTGGAAGAGTTCGGATTAGAACCTGATAACACAGGGAAAGTGATATATGAAACAAGCgatgttgatgaaagtGAAGTTGAAGTCTCGAAGGGGCCCCAGAACGAGGATATTATAGAAGATCCGGTATCAGATGTTGCTAATAGTACCGAAGTATATGAATCTACACAACTAAGTGCAGATCAGACTGATTTCTCAGGAAGATTGGACTCTCTGCCTACATACAAAAGTCGATTCGTTAAGGAAACCCCAAAGCAGAAACTGGCAAGGATCCAGCGCGAGATCTTGGAAGTGCAGCATGAACTGGAGGTGGAGAATTCCAATTCAAACGAAAAGGACCTTCTAGATGTTAAAAACTTATACAAATCACTTTCCAGATTCAATACTGAGAAGATGGGAGAGCTTCAACGCCGGTTATTGTCCGATAGCGAATCACAGGAGACAGAAACTGTGCGTCTACCGAACATAAAGTTAGATCCAACGTCCATaatgaaattggaaaaattgGAACAGAAACTGACCTCAATGGAATCTCAGATAGGCATTTCTACCGACGCTAGGTCTTCGAAATCGATTATATCCACTATCAACGACATATACAGGGACATGAATATCCTCAAGATGGATGAGCAATCTCTAAccaatttccaaaaacGTATGAAAGAAATCAGCGACCAGTATGACCAATCCATCATTGGCAGAAGAGCCCAGAAGGACCCCGAACTTATGACCGAGatcgaaaagaagatgaaaactACAGAAGCAAAACTACAAGACATTTACGTCAATTACCAACTGTTAAACAGATATTCAAAACTTATACCGCAGATAACACAACGTCTAAAATCCCTTAGCTCCTTACATGGCTCTATAAATGATATGAACAACACTGTGGCACAGATAAATGACCACATTTCTTCCATGGATGGTCAAATCGAAAAGTGGTCCACCCTAGTAAATACCGCTAACGATGCTCTCACTTCGCATGAAACTGCTTTcgacaagaagaaaaacactCTAGAGGCACAGCTACATGAAACAGAATCCCGCATAACGAAATTGCAGTCTAAATAG
- the SLH1 gene encoding RNA helicase, with amino-acid sequence MVESVQSFPPLENYMVPEVDNELEDDTVNNNGDKLLVMSQDRNEWDEIFDQFSNLSSERLQKLISNKHSTSNAQSQIFKELFRLLDQVESDFPRDQLLEQLIELLRNNESTGTADQDLFDYLGAENIELISFLLEHQDVLKQMPVPSASGNDADDGSRFMTEEDIRAQVMMNREKGKNAKLAPMQKRVRYPHVFRQYEDGGSSMLSFAGQKFALPIGSTRATFQTHEEITIPCATPRKNFNVPLVKVSDLDEYCRKVFEYEYLNKVQSLVYPVAYNTNGNMLICAPTGAGKTDIALLTILNTIKQFSMINEEGGFDIQYDDFKIIYVAPLKALAAEITDKFARKLAVFDIKVRELTGDMQLSKKEILDTQVIVTTPEKWDVVTRKASGDNDLTSKVKLLILDEVHLLHEDRGSVIESLVARTLRQVESSQTMIRILGLSATLPNFVDVADFLGVNRNVGMFYFDQSFRPKSLEQHLIGCRGKAGSKQCRENTDKVAYEKAAEMRRLGNQVMIFVHSRKDTVKTARTMISMARDFHEMELFTSDDPSASFFKKELSKQKDKDLKELFQSGFGVHHAGMSRSDRNITEKMFKSGAINVLVCTATLAWGVNLPADCVIIKGTQVYDSKKGGYTDLGISDVIQIFGRAGRPGFGAEFGTAYLCTSNDRLDHYVDLITQQHPIESRLGAKIVDNLNAEISLGTVTNVEEGVKWLGYTYMFVRMRQNPFTYGIDWEEIINDPQLYDKRRQIIITAARRLHSLQMIVFDEVSMHFIPKDLGRIASEFYLLNESVEIFNQISDPRATEADVLAMISMSSEFDSIKFREEESGELKKLLDTAVECQVSGDVDSSAGKTNVLLQAYVSQSRINDSALNSDANYIAQNSARICRALLFIGINRRWGTFSRVMLDICKSIEKRMWAFDHPLCQFHLPDTVLRNIKEKNPSMEMLLDMDSRELADLVHNQKMGGKLYRIISRFPRIDIDAEIFPITTNVMRIHISLSPNFEWDYHVHGDAQFFWVFVEESNQSSILHFEKFILNKRQLSNPHEMDFMIPLSDPLPPQVVVRVISDTWIGCETTHTISFQHLIRPHNETLQTRLQKLNPLPTTALKNPLIESIYPFKYFNPMQTMVFHTLYHSNVSTFVGSPTGSGKTVVAELAIWHAFRDFPGSKVVYIAPMKALVRERVDDWRKRITPVTGDRIVELTGDSVPDPQDIRDATIVITTPEKFDGISRNWQTRKFVQNVSLVIMDEIHLLASDRGPILEMIVSRMNYISSQTKKPVRLLGMSTAVSNAFDLASWLGVKENGLYNFPSSVRPVPLKMYIDGFPDNLNFCPLMKTMNKPAFMAIKQHSPEKPVLIFVASRRQTRLTALDLIHLCGMEDNPRRFLHIDDEEELQYYISKVKDDTLKLSLQFGIGSHHAGLVESDREISHQLFQKSKIQILVATSTLAWGVNLPAHLVIIKGTQFFDAKIEGYRDMDLTDILQMMGRAGRPAYDTSGTAIVYTKESKKMFYKHFLNVGFPVESSLHKVLDDHMGAEIASGTIGTKQEALDFLNWTFLFRRAHHNPTYYGITDDTTTAGVNKYLSELVNQTLENLEESSCVEIYGSNIYATPFLSISSYYYISHKTLRTLLKHINKNATFQDALKWLSLAVEYNELPVRNGEIIMNVEMSAQSRYSVESTFVDDLELPMWDPHVKAFLLLQAYLSRAELPIVDYHQDTVSVLDQSLRILQAYVDVAAELGYFKTVLTLIRVMQCIKQGCWYEDDPLSLLPGAQLKRDNNIAFGDDGWPLSEKEGYKMNLESLARLESTNKGKLKSIMSRHYKVDATHQNKMMKTVSRLPILDDIEFAPQHNSESLVMTATHHNRIPKDFTIYCSKYPKTQRELWFAIGYVGDELFMLKRCQPRPSAHGKGGLSFDFVIPEEVRGREVDFVLINDALDIKYHMKHKLLP; translated from the coding sequence ATGGTTGAATCCGTACAATCATTCCCTCCATTGGAGAATTATATGGTACCAGAGGTTGATAATGAGTTAGAAGATGATACggttaataataatggaGATAAATTGCTAGTTATGTCTCAGGATAGGAATGAATGGGATGAGATATTTGATCAATTTTCCAACCTTTCTTCTGAGAGGTTGCAGAAGTTGATAAGCAATAAGCACTCTACATCGAACGCGCAGTCGCAAATATTTAAGGAACTGTTTAGGTTGCTTGATCAGGTGGAATCGGATTTCCCTAGGGATCAGTTACTTGAGCAGTTGATTGAACTTTTGCGGAATAATGAAAGCACTGGGACTGCAGACCAAGATCTCTTCGACTATTTGGGAGCCGAGAACATTGAATTGATTTCGTTTTTGTTAGAGCATCAGGACGTGTTAAAACAGATGCCAGTTCCTAGTGCTTCTGGTAATGATGCTGATGATGGCAGCAGGTTTATGACGGAAGAAGATATTAGAGCGcaagtgatgatgaatagAGAGAAGGGCAAAAATGCGAAGTTAGCCCCAATGCAGAAAAGAGTACGGTACCCCCATGTGTTCAGACAATATGAGGATGGTGGATCCTCGATGCTATCGTTTGCTGGTCAAAAATTTGCTCTTCCTATTGGAAGCACAAGAGCGACGTTCCAAACCCATGAAGAAATCACCATACCCTGTGCCacaccaagaaaaaatttCAACGTACCGTTGGTAAAAGTTAGCGATTTAGATGAGTACTGCCGTAAAGTATTTGAATACGAGTATTTGAATAAAGTCCAGTCTTTGGTTTACCCGGTGGCATATAATACAAATGGTAATATGTTAATTTGTGCACCTACCGGTGCTGGTAAAACTGATATTGCCCTATTAACAATCCTTAATACCATAAAGCAGTTTTCGATGATAAACGAAGAAGGTGGATTTGACATCCAATATGATGACTTTAAGATCATATACGTGGCTCCTCTAAAAGCGTTGGCTGCTGAAATTACGGACAAGTTTGCTCGTAAGCTTGCggtatttgatattaagGTTAGGGAACTTACTGGTGATATGCAACTAAGTAAAAAAGAGATCTTAGATACGCAGGTTATTGTGACCACTCCGGAAAAGTGGGATGTGGTAACACGTAAGGCTAGTGGGGATAATGACCTTACCTCAAAGGTGAAACTACTAATTTTAGATGAAGTGCATTTGCTTCATGAAGATAGAGGATCTGTCATTGAGAGTTTAGTTGCTCGTACACTTAGACAGGTCGAAAGTTCACAAACTATGATCCGTATTCTTGGTCTTTCGGCTACACTACCAAACTTCGTGGATGTTGCTGATTTCTTAGGTGTCAATAGAAACGTCGGTATGTTCTATTTTGATCAATCTTTCAGACCCAAATCTCTTGAACAACATCTAATAGGATGTAGAGGTAAAGCCGGAAGTAAACAATGTAGAGAAAACACAGACAAAGTGGCATACGAAAAGGCTGCCGAAATGAGAAGGCTTGGCAATCAAGTAATGATTTTCGTCCATTCAAGAAAGGATACGGTGAAAACTGCAAGAACGATGATTAGTATGGCAAGAGATTTCCATGAGATGGAATTATTTACTAGCGACGATCCATCAgcctctttcttcaaaaaagaattatcaAAACAGAAGGATAAGGATTTGAAAGAACTCTTTCAGTCCGGGTTTGGTGTTCATCACGCAGGTATGTCTCGTTCGGATCGTAACATTACGGAGAAAATGTTCAAGAGTGGTGCAATCAATGTTCTTGTGTGTACTGCAACATTAGCTTGGGGTGTTAATTTACCTGCAGATTGTGTTATTATCAAGGGTACACAAGTTTACGATTCCAAGAAGGGTGGGTATACAGATCTTGGTATTTCTGATGTTATTCAAATTTTTGGTCGTGCTGGTAGACCTGGTTTCGGTGCGGAATTCGGTACTGCATACTTATGTACTTCTAACGACCGTTTAGACCATTATGTTGACCTCATCACTCAGCAGCATCCTATAGAATCCAGATTAGGTGCGAAGATTGTTGACAATTTGAACGCTGAAATATCTCTTGGAACAGTTACTAacgttgaagaaggtgtAAAATGGTTAGGTTACACTTATATGTTTGTTAGAATGAGACAAAATCCTTTCACATATGGTATCGACTGGGAAGAAATTATTAACGACCCTCAATTATACgataaaagaagacaaattattattacagCTGCTCGTCGTTTGCACTCATTGCAAATGATTGTTTTTGACGAAGTTTCCATGCACTTTATTCCAAAAGATTTAGGGAGAATTGCTTCCGAGTTCTATTTATTAAATGAATCTGTGGAGATATTCAACCAAATATCAGACCCTAGAGCTACTGAGGCTGATGTGTTAGCCATGATTAGTATGAGTAGTGAATTTGATTCTATTAAATTCAGAGAAGAGGAATCCGGAGAGCTCAAAAAATTATTGGACACTGCAGTAGAATGTCAGGTATCTGGTGATGTCGACAGTTCTGCTGGTAAGACGAATGTCTTACTTCAAGCTTATGTGTCACAAAGTAGAATCAATGATTCTGCACTAAACTCCGATGCCAATTATATCGCGCAAAACTCTGCTAGAATTTGTAGAgctcttttgtttattgGTATCAATAGGAGATGGGGTACATTCTCTAGGGTTATGCTAGACATTTGTAAGTCTATTGAGAAAAGAATGTGGGCATTTGATCATCCTTTATGTCAATTTCATTTGCCAGACACTGTACTAAGAAAtataaaggaaaagaatcCTAGCATGGAGATGTTATTGGATATGGACTCTCGCGAATTAGCAGACCTTGTTCATAATCAAAAAATGGGAGGTAAACTTTACAGAATCATCTCACGTTTCCCTAGAATCGATATTGATGCAGAAATATTCCCAATCACTACCAATGTTATGAGAATAcatatttctttatctCCAAACTTTGAATGGGATTATCATGTTCATGGTGATGCTCAATTCTTTTGGGTGTTTGTGGAAGAATCCAACCAATCAAGTattcttcattttgaaaagttcatttTAAATAAAAGACAGTTGAGCAATCCTCATGAAATGGACTTCATGATTCCTCTTTCAGATCCTTTACCACCTCAAGTCGTCGTGAGAGTGATATCGGATACCTGGATTGGTTGTGAAACAACACATACAATTTCATTCCAACATTTGATCAGGCCGCATAACGAGACACTTCAAACAAGGCTACAAAAGCTCAACCCTCTACCAACAACAGCTTTAAAGAATCCATTGATCGAATCGATATATCCTTTCAAATACTTTAACCCAATGCAGACGATGGTTTTCCATACATTGTACCATTCTAATGTTAGTACTTTTGTGGGTTCTCCAACGGGTTCCGGTAAAACTGTTGTTGCAGAGTTAGCCATATGGCATGCATTCAGAGATTTCCCAGGGAGTAAAGTCGTTTACATTGCTCCAATGAAAGCCCTTGTAAGGGAAAGAGTGGATGACTggagaaaaagaattacTCCAGTAACAGGAGATAGGATCGTTGAATTGACTGGTGATTCTGTTCCAGATCCCCAAGATATAAGGGATGCAACGATCGTAATCACAACTCCAGAAAAGTTTGATGGTATCTCTCGTAACTGGCAAACGAGAAAGTTCGTTCAGAATGTATCATTGGTAATAATGGATGAAATTCATTTATTGGCCAGTGATCGTGGTCCAATCTTGGAGATGATTGTCAGTCGTATGAACTATATCTCTTCTCAAACGAAGAAACCTGTTAGACTCTTGGGTATGTCTACCGCAGTTTCAAATGCATTTGATTTAGCAAGTTGGCTAGGTGTTAAAGAAAACGGATTATACAATTTCCCATCTAGTGTTCGTCCAGTTCCTTTGAAAATGTATATTGATGGCTTCCCAGACAATCTCAACTTTTGTCCCCTaatgaaaacaatgaaCAAACCAGCTTTCATGGCCATTAAACAACATTCTCCAGAAAAACCTGTTTTAATCTTCGTGGCGTCACGTCGTCAAACTAGATTAACTGCTTTAGACTTGATCCACCTTTGTGGTATGGAAGATAACCCTCGTAGGTTCTTGCATattgacgatgaagaagaattacagtattatatttcaaaagttAAAGATGATACTTTAAAGCTTTCATTACAATTTGGTATTGGGTCACATCATGCTGGTTTGGTTGAGAGCGATCGTGAAATATCACATCAGCTCTTCCAAAAGAGtaaaattcaaatattggTTGCCACTTCTACGTTGGCTTGGGGTGTTAATCTTCCTGCCCATCTAGTTATCATAAAGGGTACCCAATTCTTTGATGCGAAGATTGAGGGTTATAGAGACATGGATTTGACTGATATTCTCCAAATGATGGGTAGAGCAGGTAGACCTGCTTATGATACATCTGGTACTGCTATTGTATACACTAAGGAATCCAAAAAGATGTTTTATAAACATTTCTTGAATGTCGGTTTCCCAGTTGAATCATCCTTGCATAAAGTGCTTGATGACCATATGGGTGCTGAAATTGCATCTGGCACTATAGGTACTAAGCAAGAAGCACTTGACTTTTTGAACTGGACATTCTTATTCAGAAGGGCACACCATAACCCTACGTACTATGGTATTACTGATGACACGACTACAGCTGGTGTCAATAAATACTTAAGTGAACTTGTTAACCAAACTCTCGAAAATCTTGAGGAATCCTCATGTGTGGAGATATACGGCTCTAACATCTATGCAACTCCATTTTTGAGTATATCGTCTTACTACTATATTTCGCATAAGACTCTTCGTACTCTTTTGAAGCACATCAACAAGAATGCAACCTTCCAAGATGCTTTGAAATGGCTCTCACTTGCAGTGGAATATAATGAGCTTCCAGTGAGAAACGGTGAAATTATTATGAATGTGGAAATGTCAGCTCAATCTAGGTACTCTGTTGAGTCAACGTTTGTGGATGATCTTGAGTTACCAATGTGGGATCCTCATGTGAAAGCATTCTTGTTGTTACAAGCTTACCTAAGTCGTGCTGAGTTGCCAATTGTAGATTACCATCAGGATACTGTTTCTGTGCTTGACCAGTCTTTGCGTATATTGCAAGCATACGTTGATGTTGCTGCTGAGTTGGGATACTTCAAAACAGTGTTAACATTAATAAGGGTTATGCAATGTATAAAGCAGGGCTGTTGGTACGAGGATGATCCACTATCACTATTGCCAGGAGCacaattgaagagagatAACAATATTGCGTTTGGTGATGACGGGTGGCCATTATCAGAAAAGGAAGGCTATAAGATGAATTTGGAATCATTGGCAAGGCTTGAGAGTACCAATAAAGGTAAACTGAAGAGCATTATGAGCAGACACTATAAGGTTGACGCTACACACCAAAAtaagatgatgaagacaGTTTCTAGGCTACCTATTCTCGATGATATCGAGTTTGCACCACAGCACAATAGCGAATCGCTGGTTATGACAGCCACTCATCACAACAGGATACCCAAAGATTTCACAATTTATTGCTCGAAATATCCAAAGACTCAAAGAGAGTTATGGTTTGCAATTGGGTACGTTGGCGACGAGCTATTTATGCTAAAGAGGTGCCAACCAAGGCCGAGCGCCCACGGTAAAGGCGGTTTGAGCTTCGACTTTGTCATTCCAGAAGAGGTTCGTGGACGTGAAGTAGACTTTGTTTTAATCAACGATGCCTTGGACATCAAGTATCACATGAAGCACAAACTTTTACCTTAG
- the GSR1 gene encoding Gsr1p encodes MGVFKRHSRGGSGSNGSGGSAEVKITKQDREHLKVRTANVHDPILEAVQEAQPFEQAADQFQENVNRQSYLNSGELRDVFGAPIREPDVSNPLRARDERPMDTIRGFEYSISGDPTWAQQLETPQYGFRVKPGFAGYTGGAAGGAAGGYHDNMNTSYQQGVYQPPAPAVDGEKKKKKKRGLFGRKKKD; translated from the coding sequence ATGGGTGTATTCAAAAGACATAGTCGTGGAGGATCTGGAAGCAATGGGTCTGGTGGTTCGGCGGAAGTTAAGATTACGAAACAAGATCGTGAGCACTTGAAAGTGCGGACAGCGAATGTGCATGATCCTATTCTCGAGGCAGTTCAGGAGGCACAGCCGTTTGAGCAGGCAGCGGACCAGTTCCAGGAGAACGTGAACAGACAGTCTTATTTGAATTCTGGGGAGTTGAGGGATGTGTTTGGGGCTCCAATTCGTGAGCCAGATGTTTCAAATCCATTGAGAGCACGTGACGAGCGTCCTATGGATACTATTAGAGGGTTTGAGTACTCTATTTCTGGGGATCCTACGTGGGCACAGCAGCTGGAGACGCCGCAGTACGGGTTCCGGGTGAAGCCTGGGTTTGCTGGGTATACTGGCGGTGCGGCTGGCGGTGCGGCTGGTGGTTACCATGACAATATGAACACTTCGTACCAGCAGGGTGTGTACCAGCCTCCGGCGCCAGCAGTTGACGgcgagaagaagaagaagaagaagcgtGGTCTGTTTGgcagaaagaagaaggattGA